From Candidatus Denitrolinea symbiosum:
TTTATCGGGATTGATATTAAATTCTCGGGCGTGCGCTCTGAGAAAACGGACGGCGCATTTGGCGTCTTCGACCATGGCCGGAAACGGATATTCTGGAGCGAGACGGTAGTTAATGCTGGCGATGAAGTAGCCTGCGGCGGAAATGGTGGGGATCTCTTCCAATTGGAAGCCTACGGTTTTATCCCCCACCATCCAGGCGCCCCCATGGATGTAAAGGATGACCGGACTGGGTCCATTGGGCGCGGTTGAAAAGTAAATGTCCATTTTCAGGGGGATTGAATTCTTACAATAGACGATATTACGCTGGATCAGGCCCGGGACAATGGGTTTGGCAAGGACGGTAGGATAAGGAGTAGCGGTGGGAGTGGAAGTGGGAGCGGCCAGCGCTGTCTGAGTCGACGCGGCGTTGACGGTGGCAAACGCCTGCGTCATTGCAATATTGTAATCAACGGTGGGGACAGGCGTTCCTGCCTGCCCACAGGCAGCCAAGGCGATCAAGCCCGCCAGGATTACAAATGTGGTCTTGGTTTTCATCTAATCTCCTGATGGTAGACAAGGTTATTCTGGGATAATTCGCTCCGTCCCATTTCTGCAAGTATTATATCTTGGGCGCTGAAGTCCATCAATGCCGCCGTCCAGTCACGGCCAGGGGATTTCAGCCGGGCGGGTGTAGCCGTGCTTTTCCTGCACGAAGACGCGTCCATGCGAGGGGACGGCGCAGCCCGGCTCGTCAACAAACGTGACCGTTTCCCGGTTGGAGGCGATCGGGTCGAAGACGATCTGTCCGCCTTCGCAGCGCCAGGTCTCGATGATGTAAATGAACATATTCTCGTCTTCATAATCGCCCGCGCTGACGGGGATTCCCAGCCAGACGACGGTGACTTTGTCCCCGTCGCGCGCGGCGCTCAACACCGTCGTCGGCGGGTAGCGTGAGGTCATGGGGATGTGGGCGGGTTCGGGATAGACAACCGGCAGGGTTTTTAAGTCGCCCTCGATGTCGAGAAATTTGACGTTGACCCAGCAGTTGTTCTTATCGCCTTTCACCCAAACCCAGTTGTTCCCGCCGGTCTGACCGACGAGCGTGAGATGAAGTCCCTGGCGGAAGGCGTCGAGATAAAGATACTCCGAGCCCGGTCCATAGCGGCAACTGAGCAGGTTGGTGTTGACGACGGCTTTCAGACTCTCGACAGTGGGGATCGGCGAGGGCGTCTCGGTCGCGGTAGGAGTGGACGTGGGCGCGGGCGTCGGCGTCGCGGACGGGGCGGGCGTGTCGCTCGGAGGGAAGGACGTCGGCGGGAGGTCCGTCGCGCCCGCGGACGGGACGGCGGTCGGCGCGGGCGCGCAAGCCGTCAACGCGAGGCAAAGCGCCAGTAAAACGGGGAAAGCGATCTTCGCAGGCATGAAGCAATTATAGTCTCATCCCGCGTTTGGCTCCTGGGCCGCGGCCGTCGGCAATCCGAAAGTTTACGGCAATCTTCCAATCGGGCGGATCTTTCCGCCGGCGATATGCTTTGCGGCGATATAGCCAAACGTCATGGCGGGACCGATCGTGCTGCCCGCGCCGGGATAGGTGTTGCCCATCACCGAAGCGGAGGTGTTTCCCGCCGCGTACAAATTCGGAATCGGCGAGCCGTCCGCGCTCAGGACGCGGGCATATTCGTCAATCGCCAGCCCGCCTTTCGTGCCGAGGTCGCCTGGAACCATCTGCACGGCGTAGAAGGGCGGCTTCTCGATCGGCGCCAGGCAGGGATTGGGCTTGATGGTCGGGTCGCCGTAGTAGCGGTCGTAGGCGCTGTCGCCGCGATGAAAGTCCTCGTCCCTGCCGTTTCGCGCGAACTGATTGAAGCGCGCCACCGTCTCGGCGAGATTCTTCGAGTCGAGTCCGCAGGCTTGCGCCAGTTCATCCAGCGTGTCGCCGCGTTTGAAATATCCGCTCTCGAAATAGATTTTGGGGATCGGCTGCATCGGGAACAGCGTGCCGAAAATATATTTTCGGCGGAAGCGGCTGTCCATGATGAACGTGGCGGGGATGTGCGGGACCTCGACGCTGTTCTTCTCGTACATGGCGTGGACGACTTCGACGTACGAAGCCGCCTCATTCGTGAACCGCTTTCCCGCCGCGTTGACCATGATCCCGCCCGGGTACGAGCGGTCGCCGACGTGGAACATGACCGGCATGTTCGGCGGGACGGTCGAAGGGCCCCACCAGGCGTCGTCCATCAGGTCAATTTTCGCGCCGATCTTCATCCCCGCCTGGATCGAGTCGCCGGTGTTGCCCGGGCTGCCCGAACTCCACTCGTGGTTGACCGGCGCCTGCTGAAATTCTTCGCGCATCTGCTGATTGTGATCGAATCCGCCCGCCGCGAGGATCACGCCTTTGCTGGCGCGGATGCGAAACGGCTTGCCGTCTTTTTCCGCCACGACTCCCACAACCGCGCCGTATTCGACGACCAGTTCCTTGAACGGAGTGTTCAGCCAGATCGGGACGCCTTCATCTTTGAGCGAGAGCCGCAAGCGCGCGACCAATGCCTGACCGAGCGCCAGAAGTTTCACGCCCGTCAGCATGTTGAAAAATGTCCGCACGCCGACTTTGAGCGCCACCCATTTCCCCGCCCAGGTGGAGGTGATCATCCCTATCTTGTTGTACTCGCTGGCGGTGAACGCCAGTCCCGCCGGGATTTTGATGCTCATCGGGCGCAGTTGCTTGAAGTCCGCGCCGAGTTTGCTCCCGTCGAAGGGAGAACCTTCGATGGCGCGCCCGTCCGCCGTGCCGCCGGGGCGTTCGGGATAGTAGTCCGCGTAGCCCACCGAGCGATGAAAGCGGACGTGAGAATTGCTCGATAGATACTTCACCATTTCAGGCGCGTTTTCGAGATAGGCGTCCTGTAACGCTTGCGGCGTGCGGTCTCCGACGGTGTTCTTTAAATACGTGCGCGCCTTTTCGAGTGAGTCGTCCAAGCCGTCCCGTTGCAAAAGGTAATTGTTCGGAATCCACAGCCCGCCGCCAGAGAGAGCCGTCGAGCCGCCGTAGTATTCCGTCTTCTCGATCATCAAAACGTCCAAGCCGGCCTGCTTCGCGGTCAGCGCGGCGGTCATCGCCCCGCCGCCCGAGCCGACGACGAGGACATCGGTGGTGTGATCCCAGTTTGCCATGTTCATCTCCTTGAAGAAACTTTCGGGGATTTTACCCGCGCTGTCGAACTTATGGGCTTTTTCATTGGGGATATAATGGCGGATATTCGCCCACGGAGGAAACCTCATGCCTGAAGAATTCACGTTCGGCGGCGAGATCGTCTGGCGGCCGAGTCAAGAACACATCCAGCGCGCGCATTTGACCGCGTTCATGCGTCGGCACGGAATTGCGGATTTCGCCGAGTTGATGAAACGCTCCACCGAAGACGCGGCCTGGTTCACGGACGCGGCGTTGAAGTATCTCGACATCGAATTTTACGAGCCGTATTCGCAGGTGGTGGACTTGAGCGGCGGAATCCAATTGCCGAAGTGGTGCGTGGGGGGAGCGATGAACATCGTCCATAATTGCGTGGATAAGTGGCAGTTATCAGAGAGTAGAGAGCAGAGAGCAGTGGTATGGGAAGGCGAAGAGGGGACGACGAGGACGCTCGCGTATAGAGAACTCTACGAGCAAGTCAATCAGGCCGCGAACGCGCTCCGCTCGCTGGGACTCGGCAAAGGCGACGCGGTGGGACTCTTCATGCCGATGACGCCCGAAATCGTGGTCGCGCTGCTGGCGGTCGCGAAGATCGGCGGGATCATCCTGCCGCTGTTTTCGGGATACGGCGCGGGCGCGATCGTCAGCCGCATGGCCGACGCCGACGCGCAGGCCCTCTTCGCCGCGGACGGCGCGTTCCGACGCGGCAAGCCCGTCGAGATGAAGTCCGTCGCGGACGAGGCCGCCGCGCAGATCCCCACGTTGAAGCACATGATCGTTTTGAAGCGCACCGGGCAGGAAGTCCAGATGAAAGCGGGCCGCGATCACTGGTGGCACGAACTGGTCGCCGCGCAGTCGAAAGAAGCCGCGACCGAACGAACGTCCGCGGAAGACCCGCTGATGGTCATCTACACTTCGGGGACGACGGGACGCCCGAAAGGCGCGCTCCACACCCACTGCGGATTCCCGGTCAAGGCCGCGCAGGATATGGCTTTCGGGACGGACGTACATGCAGGGGATGTCATCTACTGGATGACCGACATGGGCTGGATGATGGGACCCTGGCTGGTCTTCGGCGCGCTGCTGCTCGGCGCGACGATGTTCCTCTACGACGGCGCGCCCGACTTCCCCGCGCCCGACCGCCTGTGGTCGCTGGTGGAGCGGCACAAGGTCGCGCAGCTGGGCGTCTCGCCAACGCTGATCCGCTCGCTCATTCCGCACGGAGACGAACAGCATCGCGGGCGCGATCTCTCCTCGCTGAAATGTTTCGCGTCCACCGGCGAGCCGTGGAACCCCGAGCCGTGGAAGTGGCTGTTCCACAGCGTCGGCGGGTCGCGGCTCCCCATCATCAACTATTCGGGCGGGACGGAAATTTCGGGCGGCATCGTGATGGGCAACCCGATCCTGCCGCTCAAACCCTGCGCGTTCTCCGCGCCCTGCCCCGGCATGGCCGCCGACGTATTCGACGAAAACGGGAATCCGATTCGCGGCGCGGTCGGCGAACTCGTCGTCAAAGCCCCGTGGATCGGGATGACGCGCGGCTTCTGGAAGGACCCGCAGCGTTACCTCGACGCGTACTGGGCGCGCTGGCCGAACGTCTGGGTACACGGCGACTTCGCCGCGGTCGACGCGGACGGCTTGTGGTACATCCTCGGCCGCTCGGACGACACGATCAAGATCGCGGGCAAGCGGCTCGGTCCCGCCGAGGTCGAGTCGATCCTCGTGCGGCATCCGTCTGTGGTCGAGTCCGCCGCGATCGGCGTCCCGCACGAAGTGAAGGGAAGCGAACTGGTCGTCTTCGTCGTGTTGAAAAAGGGAGTCGAGGCGTCCGACGCGCTGCGCGCGGAACTGCGCGCCCTCGTGACCGACGAAATGGGCAAGGCGCTCGCGCCCAAGTCCGTGCTGTTCGTGAGCGACCTGCCGAAGACGCGCAACGCCAAAGTGATGCGCCGCATGATCCGCGCCGCCTATCTGGGACAGGACCCCGGCGACGCTTCGACGCTGGTCAACCCCGAGGCTGTGGAAGAAGTGAAAAGGGCAAAATAATGGACATTGTTTTGGTTGGCATTCTCGCCGTCCTCGGCGGGATGACGGTCGCTTTGCAGGGACAATTCATGGGCGTCATGGACACGGCTATCGGGACGCGCGAGAGCATGTTTATCACCTACGCGGGCGGCGGACTGGTCATCACGCTCGTCATGCTGTTCCTGCGCGGCGGGAATCTGCGCGCCGCCGCGTCCGTCCCCTGGTACGTGCTCGCCACCGGTCTGCTGGGACTGGTCATCGTCGGCACGATCGGGTTCACCGTCCCGCGTCTCGGCCTGACGACCGCGCTGGTCCTCGTCATCGCGGGACAATTCCTGACCTCCCTGCTGATCGAACGCTTCGGC
This genomic window contains:
- a CDS encoding AMP-dependent synthetase — protein: MPEEFTFGGEIVWRPSQEHIQRAHLTAFMRRHGIADFAELMKRSTEDAAWFTDAALKYLDIEFYEPYSQVVDLSGGIQLPKWCVGGAMNIVHNCVDKWQLSESREQRAVVWEGEEGTTRTLAYRELYEQVNQAANALRSLGLGKGDAVGLFMPMTPEIVVALLAVAKIGGIILPLFSGYGAGAIVSRMADADAQALFAADGAFRRGKPVEMKSVADEAAAQIPTLKHMIVLKRTGQEVQMKAGRDHWWHELVAAQSKEAATERTSAEDPLMVIYTSGTTGRPKGALHTHCGFPVKAAQDMAFGTDVHAGDVIYWMTDMGWMMGPWLVFGALLLGATMFLYDGAPDFPAPDRLWSLVERHKVAQLGVSPTLIRSLIPHGDEQHRGRDLSSLKCFASTGEPWNPEPWKWLFHSVGGSRLPIINYSGGTEISGGIVMGNPILPLKPCAFSAPCPGMAADVFDENGNPIRGAVGELVVKAPWIGMTRGFWKDPQRYLDAYWARWPNVWVHGDFAAVDADGLWYILGRSDDTIKIAGKRLGPAEVESILVRHPSVVESAAIGVPHEVKGSELVVFVVLKKGVEASDALRAELRALVTDEMGKALAPKSVLFVSDLPKTRNAKVMRRMIRAAYLGQDPGDASTLVNPEAVEEVKRAK
- a CDS encoding EamA-like transporter family protein — encoded protein: MDIVLVGILAVLGGMTVALQGQFMGVMDTAIGTRESMFITYAGGGLVITLVMLFLRGGNLRAAASVPWYVLATGLLGLVIVGTIGFTVPRLGLTTALVLVIAGQFLTSLLIERFGWFGALPRPFEWTRLLGVAFLLLGVWLTTRK
- a CDS encoding 3-oxosteroid 1-dehydrogenase; protein product: MANWDHTTDVLVVGSGGGAMTAALTAKQAGLDVLMIEKTEYYGGSTALSGGGLWIPNNYLLQRDGLDDSLEKARTYLKNTVGDRTPQALQDAYLENAPEMVKYLSSNSHVRFHRSVGYADYYPERPGGTADGRAIEGSPFDGSKLGADFKQLRPMSIKIPAGLAFTASEYNKIGMITSTWAGKWVALKVGVRTFFNMLTGVKLLALGQALVARLRLSLKDEGVPIWLNTPFKELVVEYGAVVGVVAEKDGKPFRIRASKGVILAAGGFDHNQQMREEFQQAPVNHEWSSGSPGNTGDSIQAGMKIGAKIDLMDDAWWGPSTVPPNMPVMFHVGDRSYPGGIMVNAAGKRFTNEAASYVEVVHAMYEKNSVEVPHIPATFIMDSRFRRKYIFGTLFPMQPIPKIYFESGYFKRGDTLDELAQACGLDSKNLAETVARFNQFARNGRDEDFHRGDSAYDRYYGDPTIKPNPCLAPIEKPPFYAVQMVPGDLGTKGGLAIDEYARVLSADGSPIPNLYAAGNTSASVMGNTYPGAGSTIGPAMTFGYIAAKHIAGGKIRPIGRLP